A window of the Tiliqua scincoides isolate rTilSci1 chromosome 5, rTilSci1.hap2, whole genome shotgun sequence genome harbors these coding sequences:
- the LOC136653856 gene encoding olfactory receptor 4Q3-like, with protein sequence MNGSTVAEFVFLDFSCSRSARFILLTLVLTCYITILLGNTLIMVTVWTEPKLFQCPMYLFLANLSLHDMTLGSIASPKLVTHLLNSGGTISYGECMAQICSQHFFGGSEIFLLAVMAYDRYVAICHPLRYTTIMNRQHCFGLLIFCWIGGLTHGIFQVAVMALLPYCGANVLDNFYCDITQLIKLACSETSVDEILLIVSDGLVIVPSLLALLVSYATILATICGRFGKDGSKALSTCSSHLTVVGLFFGPSIFVYLKPSSYSQVDKMASVFYMVVTPALNPLIYTLRNQEVKRAIGKLKNKCQCILVPQRE encoded by the coding sequence ATGAATGGGTCAACAGTTGCAGAGTTTGTCTTCCTGGACTTCTCCTGCTCTCGCTCTGCTCGGTTCATCCTTTTAACTCTGGTCTTGACCTGCTACATCACTATCCTTCTGGGAAACACGCTTATCATGGTGACGGTGTGGACTGAGCCCAAACTCTTTCAGTGCCCCATGTACTTGTTCCTGGCTAATCTGTCCCTCCATGATATGACATTGGGCTCTATAGCATCTCCCAAACTAGTGACTCACCTGTTGAACAGCGGTGGAACCATTTCTTATGGAGAATGCATGGCCCAGATATGTAGCCAACACTTTTTTGGTGGTTCAGAAATTTTCCTCCTTGCTGTAATGGCCTAcgatcgctatgtggccatctgccacccactaaGATACACAACTATCATGAACCGACAACATTGCTTCGGTCTCCTCATATTTTGCTGGATAGGGGGACTCACTCATGGCATTTTCCAGGTAGCAGTCATGGCCCTACTACCATATTGTGGAGCGAATGTGTTAGATAATTTCTATTGTGACATCACACAGTTGATCAAGCTGGCCTGTTCAGAAACCTCTGTTGATGAAATACTCTTGATAGTCAGTGATGGCCTAGTAATTGTACCCTCCCTTCTGGCCTTGCTGGTTTCATATGCCACCATCCTGGCCACCATCTGTGGCCGTTTTGGGAAGGATGGTAGTAAGGCTCTGTCCACCTGCAGTTCCCACTTGACAGTAGTTGGCCTTTTCTTTGGACCCAGTATCTTTGTGTATCTGAAGCCCTCCTCCTACTCCCAGGTGGACAAAATGGCCTCTGTGTTCTACATGGTGGTCACTCCAGCACTCAATCCTCTGATCTACACTCTGAGGAACCAAGAGGTGAAGAGAGCCATAGGGAAGTTGAAAAACAAGTGTCAATGCATTCTGGTTCCTCAGAGGGAGTGA